One window from the genome of Lepisosteus oculatus isolate fLepOcu1 chromosome 25, fLepOcu1.hap2, whole genome shotgun sequence encodes:
- the spsb1 gene encoding SPRY domain-containing SOCS box protein 1, with translation MGQKVPGGIKTVDMRDPAFRPLKLELQALDYAKPARLDMLLDMPQALPDVQVQHSWNNDDRSLNIFVKEDNKLVFHRHPVAQSTDAIRGKVGYTRGLHVWEISWAMRQRGTHAVVGVATGDAPLHSVGYMALVGNNGESWGWDLGRNKLYHDGKNQPSKTYPAFLEPDETFIVPDSFLVVLDMDEGTLSFIVDGQYLGVAFRGLKGKKLYPVVSAVWGHCEIKIRYLNGLDPEPMPLMDLCRRSVRVALGKERLSEIHGLPLPAALKNYLLYQ, from the exons ATGGGGCAGAAGGTTCCCGGCGGGATCAAGACGGTGGACATGAGGGACCCGGCGTTTCGGCCGCTGAAGCTGGAGCTGCAGGCGCTGGACTACGCCAAGCCGGCCCGGCTGGACATGCTGCTGGACATGCCGCAGGCGCTGCCCGACGTGCAGGTGCAGCACTCCTGGAACAACGACGACCGCTCCCTCAACATCTTCGTCAAGGAGGACAACAAGCTGGTGTTCCACCGGCACCCCGTGGCCCAGAGCACCGACGCCATCCGGGGGAAAGTGGGCTACACCCGCGGGCTCCACGTGTGGGAGATCAGCTGGGCCATGCGGCAGCGGGGCACCCACGCGGTGGTCGGCGTGGCGACGGGCGACGCCCCCCTGCACTCCGTGGGCTACATGGCCCTCGTGGGGAATAACGGCGAGTCCTGGGGCTGGGACCTCGGGAGGAATAAACTCTACCACGACGGCAAGAACCAGCCTAGTAAAACATACCCAGCTTTCCTGGAGCCCGACGAGACCTTTATTGTGCCCGATTCCTTCCTGGTGGTCTTGGACATGGACGAGGGCACCCTGAGCTTCATTGTGGACGGGCAGTACTTGGGAGTTGCTTTTAGGGGACTGAAGGGCAAGAAACTGTATCCTGTAGTAAGCGCAGTCTGGGGACACTGTGAAATTAAAATCCGATACCTAAACGGGCTTGATC CGGAGCCGATGCCGCTCATGGACCTGTGCCGGCGATCCGTCCGGGTGGCCTTGGGGAAGGAGCGTCTGAGCGAGATCCATGGGCTCCCGCTCCCGGCTGCCCTGAAGAACTACCTGCTCTACCAATGA